In one window of Paracoccus saliphilus DNA:
- a CDS encoding ATP-binding protein, giving the protein MTESLNIGIPQRVLALRSIFSSNRAYRQFEERFRYLLERRRAEIAAGVVAEARCIALIGASGSGKTTAARHLFAVQPDLVLEEPETPRMEVASLPVPTPATLKFVGQTTLTALGFPLRRERTAQTIWDMVKDHLAARQTLFLHYDEAQDLSAHQTPKELTSVVNTLKSLMQHPVWPVGLILTGTAELKTIINHDAQLARRVYPIEFPRLDLVLDAERVRQLLCLYSRRADMTPCNEVGTTEFAARLIHAGAREFGLLIELVIAALEEAMLSGAETLEILHFTRMFGKRAGCIDGLNPFVAGDFERIDTRKLLNHGECDVQ; this is encoded by the coding sequence ATGACTGAATCTCTGAACATTGGCATCCCGCAGCGCGTTCTCGCGCTGCGATCCATCTTCTCGAGTAATCGGGCCTATCGGCAATTCGAAGAGCGTTTCCGCTACCTGCTGGAGCGACGGCGGGCAGAGATTGCAGCCGGAGTTGTAGCCGAGGCCCGCTGCATCGCACTGATAGGTGCCTCCGGCAGCGGCAAGACCACTGCGGCGCGACACCTGTTCGCGGTGCAGCCGGATCTGGTTCTGGAGGAGCCGGAAACCCCGCGCATGGAGGTCGCGAGCCTGCCGGTGCCAACACCGGCAACCCTGAAATTCGTCGGTCAAACCACGCTTACGGCACTCGGTTTCCCGCTTCGCCGCGAAAGAACCGCCCAAACCATCTGGGATATGGTGAAAGATCACCTCGCCGCCCGCCAAACGCTGTTCTTGCATTACGACGAAGCGCAGGACCTTTCGGCTCATCAGACTCCAAAGGAGCTGACCTCGGTCGTCAACACCCTGAAGTCACTGATGCAGCACCCGGTCTGGCCGGTTGGTCTGATCCTGACCGGTACGGCGGAGTTGAAAACCATCATTAACCACGACGCCCAGTTGGCACGCCGGGTCTACCCGATCGAGTTTCCCCGGCTCGATCTTGTGCTCGATGCCGAGCGCGTCCGGCAATTGCTCTGCCTCTATTCCCGGCGTGCGGATATGACGCCGTGCAATGAAGTCGGCACAACCGAATTTGCCGCACGGCTCATCCATGCCGGGGCGCGGGAGTTCGGGTTGCTGATCGAACTGGTTATCGCCGCATTGGAAGAGGCGATGCTGTCCGGTGCCGAGACTTTGGAAATCCTTCATTTCACGCGGATGTTCGGTAAGCGCGCCGGCTGCATCGACGGCCTCAACCCATTCGTAGCGGGCGATTTCGAACGAATTGACACCCGAAAGTTGCTGAATCACGGAGAGTGCGATGTCCAATAA
- a CDS encoding TniQ family protein: MSNKYAASEGGLMPLALTRQMFERETPVSLVSGIAQRNFYGSARDFCLDLGLDWFGIIRGEQKEVSRVAQIAGVDNSNLQRWTFRNVGKLRVRIGREMGTIRTVCRSIPRVCPACIRASVDQHGFSGAFLRADWQIVSIRTCDIHHVPLIRLPSRKHSQENYDIAAIIRERFDLITGHIDIHRQESSLETYLRTRLRGTPHAGFWPDCFTLPVVARAAESLGGRILYGTQVKFTHLSDDMLHAAGAKGFDILSGGADALKSCLDDLTRESSDSQKFHRRDYGMFLTWLSSSRAAPEMKLLKSVVRDHIIESFPIKSGAIVLGTVVKQPRLLSVTDAARELRMKPDQFLRFQMANGESVSTGAVERQGVRVDLLPALKDQIDDQITIKEAMRILNCSFDLVQKLADCRILPFHTRGGKARYISRRDAHELLRAVEDLPATRQHGNFLTAAQVRERIACKASEILTLFMQGELSPTYRDKRIKGINALLVDLEQVRSKITNRDPKFILFTEALGILRLRSAELHSLASMGYLRMTSRRDPDSGCMRKVIEAETLDRFRARFATLVMLAVELHRRSPHLRKDLEALGALPVCSGSDLPQFYERSKLPNLTLLFSRWSKTSASPA, encoded by the coding sequence ATGTCCAATAAATATGCGGCGTCGGAAGGCGGGCTTATGCCCTTGGCATTGACGAGACAAATGTTCGAGCGCGAAACGCCCGTCTCCCTTGTTTCCGGGATCGCGCAAAGGAACTTCTATGGATCGGCACGGGATTTCTGCCTTGATCTCGGACTTGACTGGTTCGGGATTATCCGGGGAGAGCAGAAAGAAGTTTCGCGGGTCGCTCAAATCGCCGGGGTGGATAACAGCAACCTTCAAAGATGGACATTTAGAAATGTCGGAAAGTTACGTGTTCGGATTGGGCGAGAGATGGGGACGATCAGGACCGTCTGCCGATCAATTCCGAGGGTTTGTCCAGCATGCATCAGGGCGTCGGTCGATCAGCACGGCTTTAGCGGGGCATTTCTTCGGGCGGATTGGCAGATTGTTTCGATCCGAACATGCGACATCCATCATGTCCCGCTCATTCGGCTACCCTCCAGAAAGCACTCGCAGGAAAACTACGACATTGCGGCAATCATCCGAGAGCGTTTCGATCTGATCACGGGTCATATCGATATACATCGTCAAGAGAGCTCGCTGGAAACTTATTTGCGGACACGTCTTCGCGGTACGCCCCATGCTGGTTTCTGGCCTGACTGCTTCACCCTGCCTGTGGTGGCACGCGCCGCGGAATCTCTCGGTGGCCGCATTCTATATGGTACGCAAGTAAAGTTCACCCATCTGTCCGATGACATGTTGCATGCCGCCGGCGCCAAAGGGTTTGATATATTGTCTGGCGGTGCGGACGCCCTCAAATCATGTCTTGATGATCTGACACGTGAATCGTCCGACAGCCAGAAGTTTCATCGGCGAGACTATGGAATGTTTCTGACATGGCTGTCATCCAGCCGTGCTGCGCCGGAAATGAAACTGCTCAAATCGGTGGTGCGAGATCATATCATCGAGAGTTTTCCGATCAAGTCAGGGGCGATCGTCCTTGGGACGGTGGTCAAACAACCTCGCTTGCTCAGCGTCACTGATGCCGCCAGGGAACTCAGGATGAAGCCTGACCAATTCCTCAGGTTCCAAATGGCGAACGGGGAATCAGTCTCAACTGGGGCGGTTGAACGTCAAGGCGTGCGCGTCGATTTGCTTCCGGCACTCAAGGATCAAATAGATGACCAGATTACGATTAAGGAAGCAATGCGAATCTTGAACTGTTCCTTTGACCTTGTTCAGAAACTTGCCGATTGCCGCATCCTTCCGTTCCACACGCGTGGGGGCAAAGCCCGCTACATCAGCAGAAGAGACGCACACGAACTTCTCCGTGCCGTCGAGGACCTTCCAGCTACCAGGCAACACGGAAATTTCCTCACGGCCGCGCAGGTTCGAGAACGGATTGCATGCAAAGCATCGGAAATATTGACGCTATTCATGCAGGGTGAACTCTCCCCGACCTATCGCGACAAGCGGATCAAGGGGATCAACGCGCTATTGGTGGATCTTGAACAGGTGCGATCCAAAATTACCAACCGGGATCCGAAGTTTATCCTATTCACAGAAGCACTTGGAATCCTTCGGCTTCGAAGTGCGGAGCTTCATTCCCTGGCTTCGATGGGGTATCTGAGAATGACATCGCGCCGGGATCCCGACAGCGGCTGTATGCGCAAGGTCATTGAAGCCGAAACATTGGACAGATTTCGAGCGCGTTTTGCTACGCTTGTTATGCTGGCTGTAGAGCTACATCGACGCTCGCCCCATCTTCGCAAGGACCTTGAAGCGTTGGGCGCACTCCCAGTGTGTTCAGGGAGCGACCTGCCGCAATTCTATGAGCGATCAAAGCTTCCCAACCTGACATTACTGTTCTCACGTTGGAGTAAGACGTCTGCGTCACCTGCGTAG
- a CDS encoding recombinase family protein: protein MIIKWNNGSDELPATELQGIPAAEYVRMSTEHQRYSTDNQAAAIRKYADERGFRIVRTYADEGRSGLTTGGRPALQKLFDDIDNDRADYRALLVYDVSRLGRWQDTDEAASHELRCRRAGISVHYCAEQFENDGSVGSSIIKTVKRAMAGEYSRELSVKVFAGQSNLIRLGFRQGGTAGFGLRRLLVDQHGVAKEQLEQGQQKSIATDRVILVPGPEAEVKIVREIYQLFVEGSKESDITNLLNSRHILTDLGRPWTRGTVHQLLTNEKYIGNNVWARTSFKLKNQHVSNPRESWVRADGVFTPIVDQELFDRAQAIITARAQHMSDEAMLEILREIFERNGMLSGLIIDEIEGAPSSSSYRTRFGGLLRAYALVGFSPDRDYRYIEINRNLRALHPTVVGEVLAGLRQAGGTVTQDPLTDILTINDEFTATIVIARCFHTSAGSLRWKLRLDTALKPDLTVAVRMDADNHEPHDYYLLPRLDMRTALLRLSEHNGLSLDAYRFDSLGCFYAMAARQPFPRAA from the coding sequence ATGATCATTAAGTGGAACAACGGCAGTGACGAACTCCCTGCGACCGAGCTGCAGGGCATACCGGCTGCTGAGTATGTCCGCATGTCAACCGAACATCAGCGGTATTCGACCGATAACCAGGCTGCAGCTATTCGTAAATATGCTGACGAACGCGGTTTCCGCATCGTGCGTACCTACGCTGACGAAGGACGGAGTGGCCTCACCACTGGTGGCCGACCCGCTCTGCAGAAACTCTTCGATGACATCGACAACGACCGCGCCGACTATCGCGCCTTGCTTGTCTACGATGTTAGCAGGTTGGGCCGGTGGCAGGATACCGATGAGGCGGCCAGCCACGAGCTCCGTTGCCGGCGTGCTGGCATCTCGGTTCATTACTGTGCCGAGCAGTTCGAGAATGACGGCAGCGTCGGTTCCTCAATTATCAAAACCGTTAAGCGCGCAATGGCAGGCGAGTACAGTCGCGAGTTGTCGGTCAAAGTCTTCGCAGGACAATCGAACCTTATTCGTTTGGGTTTTCGTCAGGGCGGTACCGCGGGTTTTGGGTTGCGACGCCTTCTCGTAGATCAGCATGGCGTGGCCAAAGAGCAGCTTGAACAGGGGCAACAGAAGAGCATTGCCACCGATCGCGTGATCCTCGTTCCCGGCCCTGAGGCCGAGGTGAAAATCGTGCGAGAAATTTACCAACTATTCGTGGAGGGCAGCAAAGAATCGGACATCACGAATCTACTGAATTCTCGTCATATCCTCACCGATTTAGGCCGACCGTGGACACGCGGAACAGTTCATCAGCTTCTGACAAACGAAAAGTATATCGGTAACAATGTTTGGGCGCGGACCTCGTTCAAATTAAAGAATCAACATGTGTCCAACCCCCGTGAGTCTTGGGTTCGCGCGGACGGTGTGTTCACGCCGATTGTCGATCAAGAATTGTTCGATAGGGCGCAGGCGATCATCACAGCGCGTGCACAGCATATGAGTGATGAAGCCATGCTGGAGATCCTGCGAGAAATCTTCGAACGCAACGGAATGTTGTCCGGACTGATCATCGACGAGATCGAGGGAGCGCCTTCAAGCAGCTCTTACCGTACCCGCTTCGGCGGGCTGCTCCGGGCTTACGCTTTGGTCGGGTTCTCACCCGATCGGGATTATCGCTATATCGAGATCAACCGGAACCTGCGCGCACTTCATCCGACGGTGGTTGGGGAAGTTCTTGCCGGTTTGCGCCAGGCAGGGGGAACGGTCACCCAGGATCCGTTAACAGACATCCTGACGATCAATGACGAATTCACCGCCACGATCGTTATTGCCCGGTGTTTTCATACGTCAGCGGGCTCCTTGCGGTGGAAGCTGCGGCTCGACACCGCGTTGAAACCTGATCTGACCGTCGCTGTGCGCATGGATGCGGACAATCATGAACCCCATGATTATTATTTACTACCGAGGTTGGACATGAGAACCGCGCTGCTCAGGCTGAGCGAACACAACGGTTTATCGCTCGACGCGTATCGCTTCGATTCATTGGGTTGTTTTTACGCTATGGCCGCGCGGCAGCCGTTTCCGAGGGCGGCATGA
- a CDS encoding plasmid partitioning protein RepB C-terminal domain-containing protein: MMGARPAQRVEWIPIERINVLNPRLRNKRVFKEIVDNISKIGLKRPITVTRRMEAGGPYYDLVCGQGRLEAYQALGQQDVPALVVTADAEDCMIASLVENCARRQHKAIDLLRDIGAMRERGYSSADIARKTGLSTEYVNGVAHLLEKGEQRLLSSVEARTIPISVAVEIAEAGDHDVQRVLQDAYDKGLLRGKRLLAAKKLVETRRRRGKGLTAQKSSATKRLSTAALMKAYQEEAERKRDMIRRANAARDRLVLIIEAFRRLSHDETFIGILEDEGLAIMPERIATRLAEARETRI; this comes from the coding sequence ATGATGGGAGCCCGGCCTGCACAGCGCGTCGAGTGGATCCCAATTGAGCGCATCAATGTCCTCAACCCTCGCCTCCGGAATAAGCGAGTATTCAAGGAAATTGTTGATAATATTTCAAAAATCGGGCTAAAACGGCCAATTACCGTGACCCGTCGGATGGAAGCTGGCGGTCCCTATTATGATCTCGTTTGTGGACAAGGACGGCTCGAAGCCTATCAGGCACTTGGCCAGCAGGATGTACCTGCGCTCGTGGTTACTGCGGATGCCGAAGATTGCATGATAGCGAGCCTGGTCGAAAACTGTGCCCGCCGTCAGCACAAGGCAATCGACTTGCTGCGAGATATTGGTGCCATGCGCGAGCGCGGTTATTCGTCAGCTGATATTGCCAGAAAAACCGGCTTGTCGACGGAATATGTCAATGGTGTGGCTCATTTGCTCGAGAAAGGAGAGCAACGCCTCCTGAGTTCGGTGGAAGCCCGAACGATCCCTATTAGCGTGGCAGTGGAAATCGCGGAGGCTGGCGACCACGATGTCCAGCGAGTGTTGCAGGACGCCTATGACAAGGGGCTTCTGCGAGGCAAGCGTTTGTTGGCAGCCAAGAAATTGGTCGAGACTCGTCGTCGTCGGGGCAAGGGGCTTACTGCACAAAAATCTTCTGCAACGAAGCGCTTGTCCACCGCTGCTTTGATGAAGGCTTATCAGGAGGAAGCCGAGCGCAAGCGCGACATGATCCGGCGAGCCAACGCTGCCCGCGACAGGTTGGTTCTGATCATCGAAGCCTTCAGGCGGCTTTCACATGACGAGACCTTCATAGGAATACTTGAGGATGAAGGGCTTGCGATCATGCCTGAGCGCATCGCCACACGTTTGGCGGAGGCCCGGGAGACACGGATATGA
- a CDS encoding plasmid partitioning protein RepB C-terminal domain-containing protein — MTRKQSAPQVKIGFEETSLRISIDAILPLHEISERVRKSVKYSQIAASIAEVGIIEPPVIVRDRDDRDRFHLLDGHLRIDILKNRGEAEVVCLIALDDEAFTYNKRVSRIAIIQEHKMILNAIRKGVSEERLARALNVNIANIRMKRNLLVGICPEAAELLRDKHVPITVFTELRYLKPMRQIEAAQSMITMNRYSTGYARSLVASTPEDQLVEGRERRPRGLTEEQIAVMQRESENLDREFKLVEQSYGADQLDLVQAVGYVNHLLGNARIVRHLAQHHADILTELQKIVDMLEAA, encoded by the coding sequence ATGACAAGGAAACAATCCGCACCTCAGGTGAAAATCGGCTTCGAGGAAACCAGCCTGCGGATATCGATTGATGCCATACTCCCGCTGCACGAAATCTCTGAGAGAGTTCGAAAGTCGGTCAAATATAGTCAAATCGCCGCGTCGATTGCGGAGGTCGGCATCATCGAGCCCCCAGTTATCGTTCGTGACCGTGATGATAGGGATCGGTTCCATCTCCTCGATGGTCATTTACGTATCGACATCCTTAAAAATCGCGGTGAAGCTGAGGTTGTCTGCCTGATTGCACTTGATGATGAAGCTTTTACTTACAACAAGCGTGTCAGCCGGATCGCGATCATCCAAGAGCATAAGATGATTTTGAACGCGATCCGCAAGGGAGTTTCCGAGGAACGTCTGGCGCGAGCGCTTAATGTCAATATCGCGAATATCCGCATGAAGCGGAACCTGCTTGTTGGTATTTGTCCCGAAGCAGCCGAGCTTCTACGTGATAAACACGTCCCGATTACTGTGTTCACGGAACTGCGCTACCTGAAGCCCATGCGGCAGATAGAGGCGGCGCAATCGATGATTACGATGAATCGCTACTCTACAGGCTATGCCCGCTCTCTGGTTGCATCGACACCAGAGGACCAGTTGGTTGAAGGTCGCGAGCGACGCCCGCGCGGTTTGACGGAGGAGCAAATCGCGGTAATGCAGCGCGAATCGGAAAATCTAGACCGAGAGTTCAAATTGGTCGAGCAGAGCTATGGCGCAGATCAGCTCGACCTGGTTCAGGCTGTTGGTTATGTGAACCATTTGCTGGGAAACGCTCGCATCGTCAGGCATCTTGCGCAGCATCATGCTGATATCCTCACCGAATTACAGAAGATTGTAGACATGTTGGAGGCCGCATGA
- a CDS encoding IS5 family transposase (programmed frameshift), whose product MSNLFWLTDAQMARLEPYFPKSHGRPRVDDRRVLSGIIFINRNGLRWCDAPKEYGPAKTLYNRWKRWSDRGVFARIMMGLAAESTDHKTIMIDATYLKAHRTASSLQVKKGGRNRQIGRTKGGMNTKLHAVTDAKGRPIRFFMSAGQVSDYTGAAALLDGLPKADWLLGDRGYDAGWLREALKDKGIKVCIPGRKSRKKPVKYDKRRYKRRNRIEIMFGRLKDWRRVATRYDRCPETFLSAIALAATILFWL is encoded by the exons ATGAGCAATCTCTTCTGGCTGACTGACGCGCAGATGGCGCGCCTCGAACCTTACTTCCCGAAGTCGCATGGTCGCCCCCGGGTGGATGACCGACGTGTTCTGAGCGGGATAATATTCATTAATCGCAACGGCTTGCGGTGGTGCGATGCACCGAAGGAATATGGCCCGGCGAAGACACTCTACAATCGCTGGAAACGTTGGAGCGACCGCGGGGTCTTTGCGAGGATCATGATGGGCTTGGCCGCCGAAAGCACGGACCACAAGACGATCATGATCGACGCGACATATCTGAAAGCGCACCGCACGGCCTCGAGCCTGCAGGTTA AAAAAGGGGGGCGAAACCGCCAGATCGGGCGCACAAAAGGCGGCATGAACACCAAGCTGCATGCGGTCACAGATGCGAAGGGCCGCCCGATCCGGTTCTTCATGTCGGCGGGACAGGTGAGCGATTATACCGGCGCGGCGGCCCTGTTGGACGGCTTGCCGAAGGCGGATTGGCTCCTGGGGGACCGGGGATACGATGCCGGCTGGCTGCGAGAAGCATTGAAAGACAAGGGGATAAAGGTTTGCATCCCGGGTCGAAAGTCCCGCAAGAAGCCGGTGAAATACGACAAGCGGCGATACAAACGCCGCAATCGGATTGAGATCATGTTTGGTCGGCTGAAGGATTGGCGGCGAGTCGCAACCCGATATGACCGCTGCCCGGAGACCTTCCTCTCCGCCATCGCACTTGCCGCGACGATCCTATTTTGGCTCTGA
- a CDS encoding IS701 family transposase translates to MENWRDDLETWLAPFIAGLGHKTRGRMCPAYVAGLIGPGDRKSVQPMAERDRAVSYDQLHHFIADGVWDSAPLEAALLAEADRLVGGAEAFLVIDDTCLPKKGERSVGVAPQYASSLGKTANCQSLVSVTLASREVPVAVGLRLFLPEVWTDDPDRMARARVPEYRRAALSKPEIAIEEIDRVRDAGVRFGCVLADAGYGSGGPFRQSLSERGLAWAVGLSRRQNVYPADVGLVFPEVGRGRRRKYHLPDRVAVSAEQMLKDEKWRKVSWRRGTKGRLNCQFAAIRVRIADGYRHRMADGRVQAMPGDEEVWLIGERRATGERKYYASNLPADTCLKTLAATVKARWICEQAHQQLKEELGLDHFEGRSWTGLHRHALMTMIAYAFLQSRRLKAAGRGKKSPGTTPTTNHASRQASNPRYPGASTAYSMPSLRKAYRSG, encoded by the coding sequence ATGGAGAACTGGCGGGACGATCTGGAGACATGGCTGGCACCGTTTATTGCGGGGCTTGGGCACAAGACGCGGGGGCGGATGTGTCCGGCCTATGTTGCCGGGTTGATCGGCCCGGGTGATCGCAAGAGCGTGCAGCCGATGGCCGAGCGGGACAGGGCGGTCAGCTATGACCAACTGCATCATTTCATCGCCGACGGGGTCTGGGACAGCGCGCCGCTGGAAGCGGCCTTGCTGGCCGAGGCCGACAGGCTGGTTGGCGGCGCGGAGGCCTTTCTGGTCATCGATGATACCTGTCTGCCGAAGAAGGGCGAACGCTCGGTTGGGGTTGCGCCACAATATGCCTCCTCGCTGGGCAAGACCGCGAATTGCCAGTCGCTGGTCTCGGTAACACTGGCGTCGCGCGAGGTGCCGGTGGCGGTGGGGTTGCGGCTGTTTCTACCGGAAGTCTGGACCGACGATCCCGACCGCATGGCCCGAGCCCGGGTGCCGGAATATCGGCGAGCGGCCCTGAGTAAACCTGAGATTGCCATCGAGGAGATTGACCGGGTGAGGGATGCGGGCGTCCGCTTCGGCTGTGTGCTGGCCGATGCGGGTTACGGATCGGGCGGGCCTTTCCGCCAGTCTCTGAGCGAGCGCGGCCTTGCATGGGCGGTCGGCCTGTCGCGGCGCCAGAACGTCTATCCGGCGGATGTCGGGCTGGTCTTTCCCGAGGTGGGACGCGGTCGCCGCCGCAAATATCACCTCCCCGACCGCGTGGCCGTTTCCGCTGAACAGATGCTGAAGGACGAGAAATGGCGGAAGGTCAGCTGGAGGCGTGGGACCAAAGGCAGGTTGAATTGCCAGTTCGCCGCAATCCGTGTCCGCATCGCCGATGGCTATCGGCATCGCATGGCGGATGGCCGTGTGCAGGCTATGCCTGGTGACGAGGAGGTTTGGCTGATCGGTGAACGCCGTGCGACCGGCGAACGGAAATATTACGCCTCGAACCTGCCAGCCGACACCTGCCTCAAGACGCTCGCCGCTACCGTCAAGGCCCGATGGATCTGCGAACAGGCGCATCAACAACTCAAGGAAGAGCTTGGTCTCGATCATTTCGAGGGGCGGTCCTGGACGGGTCTTCACCGACACGCACTGATGACGATGATCGCCTACGCCTTCCTCCAATCCCGCCGCCTCAAGGCTGCGGGACGGGGGAAAAAGAGTCCCGGGACCACCCCCACAACCAACCATGCCAGCCGTCAGGCAAGCAATCCTCGATATCCTGGAGCGTCCACCGCCTATTCGATGCCCTCATTGCGAAAGGCGTATCGCAGCGGGTGA
- a CDS encoding phosphatase PAP2 family protein translates to MMKAMVLAGLCGTAALPAAADPFEDFGTAMKYGLPAVAAVCAARDDRLEDFAVRGLLHVAVVVALKSWTDGSPISRRPSGEGSGFPSGHASSASFGAADLAGKCFDDEPLAGAAAYGAAGLAAASRVHAGEHTAQQAMTGALIGFSFGAASFGIGGEGAEFSIGMRF, encoded by the coding sequence ATGATGAAGGCGATGGTTCTGGCCGGGCTTTGCGGCACGGCGGCCCTGCCCGCCGCAGCCGATCCCTTCGAGGATTTCGGCACCGCGATGAAATACGGCTTGCCTGCCGTGGCGGCGGTCTGCGCAGCGCGCGACGACCGGCTGGAAGATTTCGCGGTTCGCGGGCTCTTGCATGTGGCGGTGGTGGTAGCGCTGAAATCATGGACGGATGGCAGCCCGATTTCGCGACGACCGTCGGGCGAAGGCAGCGGCTTTCCCTCGGGCCATGCCTCGTCCGCGAGTTTCGGCGCAGCGGATTTGGCCGGAAAATGCTTCGATGACGAGCCCCTAGCAGGCGCAGCCGCCTATGGCGCAGCCGGACTGGCCGCAGCAAGTCGGGTTCATGCCGGAGAGCATACGGCACAACAAGCCATGACCGGTGCTCTGATCGGCTTCAGTTTTGGTGCCGCAAGTTTCGGAATCGGCGGCGAAGGCGCCGAGTTCAGCATCGGCATGCGGTTCTAG
- a CDS encoding ABC transporter ATP-binding protein yields the protein MSEVLRLEGVSKTYGKDGPAPVEVLHGLDLSVARGEVVALVAPSGAGKSTLLHIAGLLDTPDSGRVLLNGRDLTGLGDRARTEARRQELGFIYQFHHLLPEFSAAENIILPQLANATSQRAAAERTTDLLDRVGLAHRADHRPAQLSGGEQQRVAFCRALANTPALLLADEPTGNLDPETSDRVFEVLMTLVRETGLSALIATHNHALAERMDRVIGLTGTGS from the coding sequence ATGAGTGAAGTCCTGCGGCTGGAAGGCGTCTCGAAAACCTACGGCAAGGACGGCCCCGCTCCGGTCGAGGTGCTGCACGGGCTGGATCTGAGCGTTGCCCGTGGCGAGGTGGTCGCCCTTGTCGCCCCTTCAGGTGCGGGCAAATCGACGCTGCTGCATATCGCCGGGCTGTTGGACACACCGGATTCCGGACGAGTGTTGTTGAACGGCCGTGACCTCACCGGGCTGGGCGACCGTGCCCGAACGGAAGCGCGACGGCAGGAACTGGGATTCATCTATCAGTTTCATCATCTTCTGCCCGAGTTCAGCGCCGCCGAGAACATCATCCTGCCGCAGCTTGCCAATGCCACCAGCCAGCGGGCAGCAGCGGAACGGACCACGGATTTGCTGGATCGGGTCGGGCTGGCCCATCGCGCCGATCACCGGCCCGCGCAATTGTCGGGCGGCGAACAGCAGCGGGTGGCCTTTTGCCGGGCGTTGGCGAATACCCCTGCCCTGCTGCTGGCGGATGAACCCACCGGCAATCTCGATCCCGAGACCTCTGACCGCGTCTTCGAGGTGCTGATGACGCTGGTGCGCGAAACCGGGCTGTCGGCCCTGATCGCCACGCATAACCACGCGCTGGCCGAGCGGATGGACCGGGTGATCGGGCTCACCGGAACGGGCTCCTGA